One region of Manis pentadactyla isolate mManPen7 chromosome 9, mManPen7.hap1, whole genome shotgun sequence genomic DNA includes:
- the LOC118908012 gene encoding olfactory receptor 9G1-like, with translation MERSNHTVTEFILLGFSTDPVTQHVLFVVFLAVYSVTVVGNITLMVLICNDSRLHTPMYFFIGNLSFLDLWYSSVYTPKILVICISEDKSISFAGCVAQFLFSGGLAYTECYLLAAMAYDRYVAISKPLLYSQAMSVKLCAFLVMASYLGGFFNCSIATERTFSINFCGVNVIDDFFCDLFPLLKLACGRKDGFQAVLFFCLASNVITPCVLILASYLFIITTILRIRSTQGRLKAFSTCSSHLTSVTLYYGSILYIYTHSRSRNSFMTDKIVSTFYTVVFPMLNPMIYSLRNKDVKEAMNKVFRKS, from the coding sequence ATGGAGAGGAGCAaccacacggtgacagagttCATCCTGCTGGGCTTCAGCACAGACCCCGTGACGCAGCACGTCCTCTTTGTGGTATTCCTGGCTGTGTACTCTGTGACCGTGGTAGGAAATATCACCCTCATGGTGCTGATCTGCAATGACTCCCGGCTGCACACACCCATGTATTTTTTCATTGGGAATCTGTCTTTTCTGGATCTCTGGTATTCCTCTGTCTACACTCCCAAAATCCTGGTGATCTGCATCTCTGAGGATAAAAGCATCTCCTTTGCTGGCTGTGTAGCTCAGTTCCTCTTCTCAGGTGGGCTGGCGTATACTGAGTGTTACCTGCTGGCTGCCATGgcttatgaccgctatgtggccatctctaAGCCGCTGCTTTACTCACAGGCTATGTCCGTAAAGCTGTGTGCATTTTTGGTAATGGCCTCATACCTTGGTGGCTTTTTTAACTGTTCCATCGCCACTGAAAGAACATTTTCCATTAACTTCTGTGGAGTCAACGTCATTGATgactttttctgtgatttgtttcCATTACTGAAATTGGCCTGTGGGAGGAAAGATGGCTTCCAGGCTGTGCTTTTCTTCTGCCTGGCCTCCAATGTCATTACCCCCTGTGTGCTCATCCTCGCCTCCTACCtcttcatcatcaccaccatcctgaGGATCCGCTCCACCCAGGGCCGCCTCAAAGCCTTCTCTACATGCTCCTCCCACCTGACCTCTGTCACCTTGTACTATGGCTCCATTCTCTACATTTACACTCATTCCCGATCTAGGAATTCTTTCATGACGGACAAAATcgtttctacattttacactgtgGTGTTCCCCATGCTGAATCCCatgatctacagcctgaggaataaGGATGTGAAAGAAGCTATGAATAAAGTCTTCAGAAAATCATGA